A genomic region of Chryseobacterium sp. KACC 21268 contains the following coding sequences:
- a CDS encoding metallophosphoesterase, whose translation MKSIYQLYLLTLISITAISCAVQRADYGKNVQNFEKDSSIKDSIIHTFYLVGDAGNLDHDEAFQNMNVLKDSLSKASENSTLIFLGDNIYPVGMPKKDDQNRNLAEKKLDNQISLANDFAGKTIFIPGNHDWYNNGIKGLKREEDYVTEKLKDRSAFSPRNGCPIETRKINKKLTLILIDTEWVLADWSKNPGINEKCDLKTREDFYTEFEDQLNKNQNKTIVVATHHPLITHGSHGGKYSWEKQIFPLENRFPLPVLGSVINLTRATGGITHQDISSQNYKNLADRIKTLISGRKNVVVVSGHDHNLQYIEQGDIRQIISGAGSKTEAAKATGRNDFSFGKNGYAELKISKSGNAEVSFYNLDSKRSELLFRKTVLGKEEKISKDYPKNFPEYSESSIYDSAMTKKNKFYEFLWGKHYREYYSKKINVRNLALDTLFGGVKTDRAGGGHQTKSLRLETKAGNEYVIRALKKSGVRFLQSVAFKNQYVIDDFSGSYADKFLLDFYTTSHPYTPLVIGEMSDKLGIRHTTPQLFYIPKQKTLKNFNETFGDELYYLEDRPMETEENPNKVVGTDEVILNLAKDEKYKIDEKEWIKARLFDMLIGDWDRHHDQWKFEARKENGNVIYSPIPKDRDQAFAKYDGFITEILMEFPELKHMQTFDKEIESVKWFNREPYPLDLVFAKNSIQKDWLKEAEFIQNNLTENDIREAFKNLPKEIQDKVSEDLIQKLLIRKGDLQKYASQYYKVLQEKVILTGTDKKDKFVITRFPNDQTEIKIFRLKKSGEELASSKIYPGEVTKEILLYGLDDDDEFVVQGNNKTSIRIELLGGLDNDKYSVSNSKKVKIYDYKSKKNDFENKGNARLKLTDDYDINQYNYRNPKYNVFTTYMNFNFNPDDALAIGFNADYTVNDFIKKPYSQKHHFLANYFTGTEGYEFAYQGLFPTLTGGWFYGLDTRVTSSHYIRNFYGIGNETINPKNEFGTRFNNVRAREFAFSPSINWNKNAATFSAKLKYEILEIAKTADRYISLPGVVTEDVFNAKQFGGADVSFIYENYDNKANPKLGMKFDVRAVYNINLQNTDRQFTSVETGLGFLHYLTQDKRLVWSSYAKAKWLLGNDYEFYQMSTLGGNTDLRGFRFNRFYGKNSFYQSSDLRYEVGKIKNSILPLTYGFFGGFDVGRVWVPNEHSNKWHNSYGGGFWLNAVDAISANVSYFTSSDGGRLVVGIGGTF comes from the coding sequence ATGAAATCTATTTATCAGCTTTACCTTTTGACTTTGATTTCGATAACTGCTATTTCCTGTGCAGTTCAAAGAGCTGATTACGGAAAAAATGTCCAGAATTTTGAGAAAGATTCTAGCATTAAAGACAGCATTATTCACACCTTTTATTTGGTGGGCGACGCAGGAAATCTAGATCACGACGAGGCTTTCCAAAATATGAATGTCTTGAAAGATTCACTTTCCAAAGCTTCCGAAAATAGTACTCTCATTTTCCTAGGTGATAATATCTATCCAGTTGGAATGCCAAAAAAGGATGATCAAAATAGAAATTTGGCAGAGAAAAAGCTCGACAATCAGATTTCCTTGGCCAATGATTTTGCAGGAAAAACAATTTTCATTCCCGGAAACCACGACTGGTACAACAACGGCATCAAAGGTTTGAAACGCGAAGAAGATTATGTCACGGAAAAACTGAAAGATAGATCAGCATTTTCACCTAGAAATGGTTGCCCAATTGAAACTCGAAAGATCAACAAAAAACTGACGTTGATTTTGATCGATACAGAATGGGTTTTGGCTGATTGGAGCAAGAATCCAGGAATAAATGAAAAGTGCGACCTCAAAACTAGAGAGGATTTCTACACCGAATTTGAAGACCAACTAAACAAGAATCAAAATAAAACTATTGTGGTTGCCACACACCATCCATTGATTACCCACGGTTCTCACGGCGGCAAATATTCCTGGGAGAAACAGATATTTCCTTTGGAGAATAGATTTCCATTACCAGTTTTAGGTTCGGTCATCAATTTGACTAGAGCAACCGGCGGGATCACGCATCAGGATATTTCCAGTCAGAATTACAAAAATTTGGCGGACAGAATCAAAACTTTGATCAGTGGAAGAAAAAATGTGGTGGTGGTTTCTGGTCACGACCATAATTTGCAGTATATCGAACAAGGTGATATCCGCCAGATCATCAGCGGAGCAGGCTCCAAAACTGAAGCTGCAAAAGCGACTGGTCGCAATGATTTTTCTTTTGGAAAGAATGGTTACGCTGAACTGAAGATCTCAAAATCAGGAAATGCGGAAGTGAGTTTCTACAACCTCGATTCCAAAAGATCTGAATTGTTGTTTAGAAAAACAGTTTTAGGGAAAGAAGAAAAGATCTCCAAAGATTATCCGAAAAATTTCCCGGAATATTCAGAATCTTCAATTTACGATTCTGCGATGACGAAGAAAAACAAGTTTTACGAATTCCTTTGGGGGAAACATTACAGAGAATATTACTCCAAGAAGATCAATGTCAGAAATCTTGCTTTGGACACACTTTTTGGCGGTGTAAAAACGGATAGAGCAGGAGGTGGACATCAAACCAAATCTTTGCGATTGGAAACCAAAGCCGGAAACGAATACGTCATCCGAGCTTTGAAAAAAAGTGGCGTTCGATTTTTGCAGTCAGTGGCTTTTAAAAATCAATATGTGATCGACGATTTCTCAGGAAGTTATGCGGACAAATTCCTTTTGGATTTCTACACGACCTCACATCCGTACACACCTTTGGTCATCGGAGAAATGTCGGATAAACTAGGAATCCGTCACACAACGCCGCAACTTTTTTATATTCCGAAACAGAAAACCTTAAAGAACTTCAATGAGACTTTCGGGGACGAATTGTATTATCTTGAAGACCGACCGATGGAAACGGAGGAAAACCCGAACAAGGTTGTAGGAACAGATGAAGTGATCCTGAATCTTGCGAAAGATGAGAAATATAAAATCGATGAAAAAGAGTGGATCAAAGCACGTTTGTTCGATATGCTGATCGGCGATTGGGACAGACATCACGACCAATGGAAATTTGAAGCGAGAAAAGAAAACGGAAACGTGATCTACAGCCCAATTCCGAAAGACAGAGATCAGGCGTTTGCAAAATATGACGGTTTCATTACAGAAATCTTAATGGAATTTCCGGAACTGAAACATATGCAAACCTTTGACAAAGAGATAGAAAGCGTAAAATGGTTCAACCGCGAGCCTTATCCGTTGGATCTGGTTTTTGCTAAGAATTCAATCCAGAAAGATTGGTTGAAAGAAGCAGAATTCATTCAAAATAATTTAACTGAAAATGATATTCGTGAAGCTTTTAAAAATTTACCAAAAGAAATTCAGGACAAAGTTTCAGAAGATTTGATTCAAAAATTATTGATCAGAAAAGGTGACCTTCAGAAATACGCCTCACAATACTATAAGGTCTTACAGGAAAAAGTAATCCTAACGGGAACCGATAAAAAAGACAAATTTGTCATCACAAGATTCCCAAACGATCAAACGGAAATCAAGATCTTCAGATTGAAAAAATCCGGCGAGGAATTGGCTTCCTCTAAAATATATCCTGGCGAAGTTACCAAAGAGATCTTGCTTTACGGCTTGGATGATGATGACGAATTTGTAGTGCAAGGCAATAATAAAACAAGCATCAGAATTGAACTTCTAGGCGGTTTGGACAATGACAAATATTCGGTCTCAAATTCCAAAAAAGTGAAGATCTACGACTACAAAAGCAAGAAGAATGATTTTGAGAATAAAGGCAATGCAAGACTAAAATTGACCGATGATTACGACATCAACCAATACAATTACAGAAATCCGAAGTACAACGTTTTTACCACATATATGAATTTCAATTTCAATCCGGATGATGCGTTGGCAATCGGTTTCAATGCCGATTACACGGTGAATGATTTTATCAAAAAACCATATTCTCAAAAACACCATTTCTTAGCGAATTATTTCACCGGAACAGAAGGTTATGAGTTCGCTTACCAAGGCTTGTTTCCTACGCTGACAGGCGGCTGGTTCTATGGTCTGGACACGAGAGTGACCAGTTCGCATTACATCCGAAATTTCTACGGAATCGGAAATGAGACCATTAATCCAAAAAATGAATTTGGAACGCGTTTTAATAATGTAAGAGCGCGTGAATTTGCGTTTTCTCCTTCCATCAACTGGAACAAAAATGCAGCAACTTTCTCTGCAAAACTGAAATATGAAATCCTTGAGATTGCCAAAACGGCCGACCGTTATATTTCTTTGCCTGGCGTTGTGACCGAAGATGTTTTCAATGCAAAACAATTTGGAGGTGCCGATGTTTCCTTCATTTACGAAAATTACGACAACAAAGCGAATCCAAAGTTGGGAATGAAATTCGATGTGAGAGCGGTTTACAATATCAATCTTCAAAATACGGACAGACAGTTTACATCGGTCGAAACCGGACTTGGTTTTCTCCATTATTTGACGCAAGATAAGAGGTTGGTCTGGTCATCTTATGCCAAGGCAAAATGGCTTCTAGGAAACGATTATGAGTTCTATCAAATGTCAACTTTAGGTGGGAATACAGATTTGCGCGGTTTCCGATTCAACCGTTTTTATGGGAAAAATTCCTTCTATCAAAGTTCTGATCTGAGATATGAAGTAGGCAAGATCAAGAACTCAATTTTACCTTTGACTTATGGATTTTTTGGTGGATTTGATGTTGGAAGGGTTTGGGTTCCGAATGAACATTCAAACAAATGGCACAACTCGTATGGCGGTGGATTTTGGTTGAATGCCGTGGATGCAATCTCTGCAAACGTCTCCTATTTCACATCCTCTGACGGTGGAAGATTGGTTGTGGGAATTGGCGGAACTTTTTAA
- a CDS encoding DUF5706 domain-containing protein: MDILKISEDHVKNLFKDRLSSVYTYHNLDHTIQVVDKIKILAREENVNPEDTEDLLLAGWFHDLGYIDDSENHEEESRKMAEKFLKGHQFDEARIAKIGKLILATDKFYKPTNHLENIIKDADLYHLASDDYFSVCENLRQEIKEVHHQKFSKLQWAELNTTFFAKHQFYTKFAQENWQPIKQKNTEKIFDKIKNLKEDKKEKSSQDKDKALLNKKKLEKLESPERGIETMFRVTLNNHTKLSQIADSKANILLSVNAIIISVALSTLIPKLDAPSNSHLIIPTFIMIMSSVACIILAIMSTRPKVSSGTFTRKEIEEKKVNLLFFGNFYKMPMEEYLWAMKEMMADRQYLYDTMIKDLYYLGIVLNRKYKLLRLTYTVFTIGIIASVIAFVVAFRNVTM; encoded by the coding sequence ATGGACATTTTGAAAATCTCGGAAGATCACGTTAAAAATTTATTCAAAGATAGATTATCTTCTGTTTATACTTATCATAATCTTGACCACACCATCCAGGTTGTAGATAAGATCAAAATCCTAGCTAGAGAGGAAAATGTAAATCCTGAAGACACGGAAGATCTGCTTTTGGCAGGTTGGTTTCACGATCTAGGTTATATCGACGACAGCGAAAATCACGAAGAAGAAAGCCGAAAAATGGCAGAGAAATTCTTGAAAGGCCATCAATTTGACGAAGCCAGAATTGCTAAAATTGGTAAACTCATTTTGGCAACTGATAAATTCTACAAGCCTACCAATCATCTGGAAAATATCATCAAGGATGCGGATCTCTATCATTTGGCATCTGATGACTACTTCAGTGTTTGTGAAAATCTGAGACAAGAGATCAAAGAAGTGCATCATCAGAAATTCAGCAAGTTGCAATGGGCAGAACTGAATACTACTTTTTTCGCCAAGCATCAGTTTTACACTAAGTTTGCTCAGGAAAACTGGCAGCCCATTAAGCAAAAAAACACAGAGAAAATATTTGATAAAATTAAAAATCTGAAAGAAGATAAAAAGGAAAAATCCAGTCAGGACAAGGACAAAGCGCTTCTGAATAAGAAAAAACTCGAAAAACTGGAATCTCCCGAACGAGGCATTGAAACGATGTTTCGCGTGACGCTAAATAACCACACAAAGCTGAGCCAAATTGCTGACAGCAAAGCGAATATTTTACTTTCTGTCAACGCAATCATTATATCTGTAGCTTTGTCTACATTGATCCCAAAATTGGATGCGCCAAGCAATTCTCACTTAATCATCCCAACCTTTATTATGATTATGTCGAGCGTGGCTTGTATCATTTTGGCGATCATGTCAACGCGACCTAAAGTCTCCAGCGGAACGTTTACCCGAAAGGAAATTGAAGAGAAAAAAGTGAATCTGCTATTCTTTGGAAATTTCTACAAAATGCCGATGGAAGAATATCTTTGGGCGATGAAGGAAATGATGGCCGACCGACAATATCTTTACGATACAATGATCAAGGATCTTTATTATCTCGGAATTGTGCTGAACAGAAAATATAAATTATTGAGACTGACTTACACGGTTTTCACGATTGGAATAATTGCTTCTGTGATTGCATTTGTGGTGGCTTTTCGGAATGTGACAATGTAA
- a CDS encoding GAF domain-containing protein: MEFQAVYESPFTLKFSFEKLIQKMESEAFQNAEYAFSHKNILDRTKEFPELKDGINNLDFFVENEALMKELLKDLFPHMLTKNEIKAIGFPFYNFFFNPTERFQNIIDKAGENFDMIIKDMDPHRFYVISCCIILRNYYNVELNFVQPFIFDIPTEEGIVNHYRFLNNVDFIEINPKENFKRLTEDEIAELLDNFEDHDLWKEKFPPNSWELKGFAVISFFDATTESAISNLKSKLINIEDDKNLKGELNTIFRSIFQVADLELGYTAINQEDNKFVRSPINGIMDSFILTSGPRDCKNEMLCEKNFNALVDSKKYFSVSDVDRSFQEYPDSQMAKQLYEAGIKSAIFAPIIKDKRILGIVELVSKKKLLNSINANKMEIVMPYLVDTMDRLYTGIETRIQAIIQREYTSIHPSVYWKFRQEAERHIGFFNAEFDMPYRNISFQDLTPLFGQTDVRNSSVSRNLVIRQDLEIQLGLITDLLAKFGLENDFDVVINKLNYYQELLKTDIKADTENIVQTFILSEIHPLFESIKLQNIDYNQLVTDYFKKLDVRTNMVYDFRRKFDESLSSINKNLADILDKRQEEQQVRFPFYYERFKTDGVEHNMYIGSSIAPDLTYDPVFLKNLRLWQLRVLCESELQYNQFRKNLEYSLDVSSLILVYSTPISIRFRMDEKRFDVDGSYNARYEMIKKRIDKSTIKNSTERITQPGKISIIFSQEKERQDYLKLIKILQNQNILESTVEELEVEDLQGINGLKALRVGVNYEATEVDYDFVEVV, encoded by the coding sequence ATGGAATTCCAAGCCGTTTACGAAAGCCCTTTTACGCTCAAATTCTCATTTGAAAAACTGATCCAAAAAATGGAATCCGAAGCTTTTCAAAATGCAGAATATGCCTTTTCTCATAAAAATATTTTAGATAGGACTAAAGAGTTTCCTGAGCTGAAAGATGGAATCAACAATCTTGATTTTTTTGTTGAAAATGAAGCATTGATGAAGGAACTTTTGAAAGATCTTTTCCCTCATATGCTCACGAAAAATGAAATCAAGGCAATAGGTTTTCCCTTCTACAATTTCTTTTTCAACCCAACGGAACGTTTCCAAAACATCATTGATAAAGCGGGTGAAAACTTCGATATGATCATTAAGGATATGGATCCGCACCGTTTTTATGTGATCAGTTGCTGCATTATTTTGCGTAATTATTACAATGTGGAACTTAATTTTGTGCAGCCTTTTATATTCGATATTCCAACGGAGGAAGGTATTGTGAATCATTATCGTTTCCTTAATAATGTGGATTTTATCGAAATCAATCCAAAAGAAAATTTCAAACGATTAACAGAAGATGAGATTGCCGAATTGCTGGACAATTTTGAAGATCACGATCTATGGAAAGAAAAATTCCCTCCTAATAGCTGGGAACTTAAGGGTTTTGCGGTCATCAGTTTTTTTGATGCGACTACAGAAAGCGCCATCTCAAATCTGAAAAGTAAGCTGATCAATATCGAAGACGATAAAAATCTGAAGGGAGAACTGAACACAATTTTTCGTTCAATTTTTCAGGTTGCTGATCTGGAGTTGGGCTACACGGCCATCAATCAAGAGGATAATAAATTTGTGCGAAGTCCTATTAATGGGATTATGGATAGTTTTATACTCACATCGGGGCCAAGAGATTGTAAGAATGAAATGCTCTGCGAAAAGAACTTCAACGCGCTTGTAGATTCAAAAAAATACTTCAGTGTTTCTGATGTCGACAGAAGTTTTCAGGAATATCCGGATAGCCAGATGGCGAAGCAGTTGTACGAAGCAGGAATCAAAAGTGCGATTTTTGCACCAATTATCAAGGATAAAAGAATCCTTGGGATTGTGGAATTGGTATCGAAAAAGAAATTGCTAAACAGCATCAATGCCAACAAAATGGAAATCGTAATGCCTTATCTGGTAGATACAATGGACAGACTTTACACCGGAATTGAGACGCGCATTCAGGCTATTATCCAAAGGGAATACACATCCATCCATCCCAGTGTATATTGGAAATTCCGACAGGAGGCAGAGCGTCACATCGGATTTTTCAATGCGGAATTTGATATGCCTTACAGGAATATCAGTTTTCAGGATCTTACGCCACTCTTCGGACAGACAGATGTTCGTAACTCTTCGGTGTCAAGGAATTTGGTGATCAGGCAAGATTTAGAAATTCAATTGGGATTGATAACGGATCTACTAGCAAAATTTGGTTTAGAAAATGATTTTGATGTTGTAATAAATAAGCTGAATTACTATCAGGAATTACTGAAAACCGATATTAAGGCTGACACAGAAAATATTGTTCAGACTTTTATTCTGTCCGAGATTCATCCATTATTTGAGTCGATAAAACTTCAGAATATTGATTATAATCAGTTGGTTACGGATTATTTTAAAAAATTGGATGTCAGAACCAATATGGTTTATGATTTCCGTAGAAAGTTTGATGAGAGTTTGTCTTCCATTAATAAAAATTTGGCGGATATTCTTGACAAAAGACAAGAGGAGCAGCAAGTCCGTTTTCCGTTCTACTATGAGCGTTTCAAAACGGATGGAGTAGAACATAATATGTACATCGGATCATCTATTGCGCCTGATTTGACGTACGATCCTGTGTTTTTGAAAAACTTGAGATTATGGCAACTTCGTGTCCTTTGTGAAAGTGAATTGCAATACAATCAATTCCGAAAAAATCTGGAATATTCTCTGGATGTCTCTTCATTAATTTTGGTTTACAGCACGCCTATCAGCATCAGATTCCGTATGGATGAAAAACGTTTTGACGTGGATGGAAGCTACAATGCGCGCTACGAAATGATCAAAAAACGCATCGACAAATCAACGATTAAAAATTCGACTGAAAGAATCACTCAGCCAGGAAAAATCAGCATTATTTTTTCTCAGGAAAAGGAAAGACAGGACTATTTGAAATTGATTAAAATTCTTCAAAATCAAAATATTTTGGAATCAACTGTAGAAGAATTGGAAGTGGAAGATTTGCAGGGAATTAACGGGCTGAAAGCTTTGCGTGTTGGCGTGAATTATGAGGCGACGGAAGTGGATTATGATTTTGTTGAGGTAGTTTAA
- the rlmN gene encoding 23S rRNA (adenine(2503)-C(2))-methyltransferase RlmN — protein sequence MKDIRTLNLDQIKDYFGTIGEKPFRAKQVYDWLWSKNMHSFDEMTNLSKDLRENLTRDFFINPISVDLLQKSTDGTIKNGVKLHDGLMVESVLIPTESRSTACVSSQVGCSLNCEFCATAKLKRMRNLEVAEIVDQVALIDRQSKEYFDRPLTNIVFMGMGEPMMNYKNVVEAIHKITKPEGLGMSPRRITVSTSGIPKMIKMLADEEIKVKLALSLHSAIEHKRNDIMPFSEKFPLTDIMDALKYWYQKTGSPITFEYCVWKGINDGDEDIKALIRYCRQVPSKVNLIQYNPIGEGKFDHRSIAAEEKYVRELEKAGITIMVRKSRGGDIDAACGQLANKSAE from the coding sequence TTGAAGGACATTAGAACACTTAACCTGGATCAGATCAAAGACTATTTCGGAACGATTGGCGAAAAACCTTTCCGTGCGAAACAGGTTTACGATTGGCTTTGGAGCAAGAATATGCATTCCTTCGATGAGATGACGAATCTTTCTAAAGACTTGAGAGAAAATCTGACGCGCGATTTTTTCATCAATCCAATTTCTGTCGATTTGTTGCAGAAATCAACAGACGGAACCATCAAAAATGGCGTAAAACTTCACGATGGTTTGATGGTAGAATCCGTTTTGATTCCCACAGAATCTAGAAGCACAGCCTGCGTTTCTTCGCAAGTTGGATGTTCATTGAACTGTGAATTCTGCGCAACGGCGAAACTCAAGAGAATGCGAAATCTGGAAGTTGCAGAGATCGTGGATCAAGTTGCCTTGATTGATAGACAAAGCAAAGAGTATTTTGACAGACCATTGACGAACATCGTGTTTATGGGAATGGGCGAACCGATGATGAATTACAAAAATGTTGTCGAGGCCATTCACAAGATCACTAAACCGGAAGGTCTGGGAATGTCTCCACGAAGAATCACCGTTTCCACATCCGGAATCCCGAAAATGATAAAAATGTTGGCCGATGAAGAGATCAAAGTGAAATTAGCCTTGTCTTTACATTCCGCAATCGAGCATAAGCGAAATGACATTATGCCATTTTCCGAGAAATTTCCTTTGACGGATATTATGGATGCGCTAAAATATTGGTATCAAAAAACAGGATCACCAATCACTTTTGAATATTGCGTTTGGAAAGGCATCAACGATGGCGACGAAGATATCAAAGCCTTGATCAGATATTGCAGACAAGTTCCGAGCAAAGTCAACCTGATTCAATACAATCCGATTGGGGAAGGGAAATTTGACCACAGAAGTATTGCTGCGGAAGAAAAATATGTTCGTGAACTGGAAAAAGCCGGCATCACTATTATGGTCAGAAAAAGCCGTGGTGGTGATATTGACGCCGCTTGCGGACAATTGGCGAACAAATCTGCGGAATAA
- a CDS encoding 5'(3')-deoxyribonucleotidase yields MKTILVDMDGVLANTNQHFIDYEYKRNGNQICWENISGLLEEVAFPNFLEDVNAKGFFRTVPVNENAVEVLKYLNDKYNILIVSSATEFPNSLTEKAEWLGEHFPFISWKQMIFCGRKDFIIGDVMIDDHPKNLNLFAGQRILFSQPHNENAKVENSTRVSDWNDILNIL; encoded by the coding sequence ATGAAGACGATTTTAGTAGATATGGACGGCGTTCTTGCCAACACAAACCAACATTTCATCGATTACGAATACAAACGAAACGGAAACCAAATTTGCTGGGAAAATATTTCCGGATTATTGGAAGAAGTCGCATTCCCCAATTTCTTAGAAGATGTGAATGCCAAAGGTTTTTTCAGAACTGTTCCAGTCAATGAAAACGCTGTTGAAGTTTTGAAATATTTGAATGACAAATACAATATTCTCATCGTTTCTTCCGCAACAGAATTCCCAAACAGTCTTACCGAAAAAGCTGAATGGCTAGGCGAACATTTCCCTTTTATCAGTTGGAAGCAAATGATCTTCTGTGGACGAAAGGACTTTATCATTGGTGATGTTATGATTGATGACCACCCGAAAAACCTAAATCTTTTCGCTGGGCAAAGAATTCTTTTTTCGCAGCCTCACAATGAGAATGCAAAAGTTGAAAATTCCACACGCGTTTCTGACTGGAATGATATCCTGAATATTCTTTAA
- a CDS encoding peptidoglycan DD-metalloendopeptidase family protein: MKKNYLLFSVFGMLSLNAQNGQGFYQPSNSVCLSPEQRELIQEEINFNRESLRAQNKLQENKTLAHPLFIWPVKKNPNTKYNNVWSISNHVDHNSAYPNKVEDWNCGARTYDTTDGYNHMGIDIFTWPFGWYMMDNDQAHAVAAADGIIIGKDNGNYDRNCSFGNGDWNAVYIQHGDGSVSWYGHLKNNSLTSKGVGSFVSAGEYLGVVGSSGNSTGPHLHFEVYNNNNQLVDTYSGSCNTWTSSTDSWWASQKPYVDPKINGIFTHSDTAVFDNGCGVQETTNFKDSFNTGEKVMVYMYFADLPAGKSINLKLIRPDNTIAYSSTFNNSIFYYASYWYFTFQSSQFNQYGNWKVSVTVDSETVTHDFVYGANMNVADSKILKKFSVINPIKNNQLQIISKANFASDKTKMEIFSLDGKLIESKKIELKQGQNLIDVKLQKSQNYILKISEGTDNESFKIIN, from the coding sequence ATGAAAAAAAATTACTTACTATTTTCAGTCTTTGGAATGTTATCTTTAAATGCACAAAATGGACAGGGCTTTTATCAGCCTTCTAATTCAGTTTGTCTATCACCTGAGCAGCGAGAACTTATACAGGAAGAAATCAACTTCAATCGAGAATCACTTAGGGCGCAAAACAAATTGCAAGAAAATAAAACACTGGCGCATCCACTCTTTATTTGGCCTGTTAAAAAGAATCCAAATACCAAGTACAACAACGTTTGGAGTATTTCAAATCACGTAGATCATAACTCTGCATATCCCAACAAGGTGGAGGATTGGAATTGCGGCGCGAGAACTTATGATACCACAGATGGTTATAATCATATGGGAATCGATATTTTTACCTGGCCGTTTGGCTGGTACATGATGGACAACGATCAGGCGCACGCTGTTGCCGCAGCAGATGGCATTATTATCGGAAAAGACAATGGTAATTATGACAGAAACTGCAGTTTCGGAAACGGCGATTGGAATGCTGTTTACATTCAACACGGAGATGGAAGCGTCTCCTGGTACGGACATCTGAAGAATAATTCACTAACTTCGAAAGGTGTTGGCTCATTCGTTTCTGCAGGAGAATATTTAGGTGTTGTGGGAAGTTCAGGGAATTCGACAGGTCCACATCTTCATTTTGAGGTCTATAACAATAATAATCAGTTGGTTGATACTTATTCTGGTAGTTGTAACACTTGGACTTCGTCCACAGATTCCTGGTGGGCAAGCCAGAAACCTTATGTAGACCCAAAAATAAATGGAATTTTCACCCATTCTGATACAGCTGTTTTTGATAATGGATGTGGCGTTCAGGAAACTACGAACTTCAAAGACAGCTTCAATACAGGGGAAAAAGTGATGGTCTATATGTATTTTGCCGATTTGCCGGCTGGGAAAAGCATTAATCTTAAATTGATAAGACCCGACAATACGATTGCTTATAGTAGTACCTTCAATAATTCTATTTTTTATTATGCTTCCTATTGGTATTTTACATTTCAAAGCTCCCAATTCAACCAATACGGAAACTGGAAAGTGTCAGTAACAGTTGATTCTGAAACTGTAACACATGATTTTGTTTATGGTGCAAATATGAATGTTGCCGACTCCAAAATATTAAAAAAGTTTTCTGTAATCAATCCAATCAAGAATAATCAATTGCAAATCATAAGCAAAGCTAATTTTGCTTCGGATAAAACAAAAATGGAGATTTTCAGCCTGGATGGAAAATTAATTGAATCTAAAAAAATTGAGTTAAAACAAGGACAAAATCTGATCGATGTCAAATTGCAAAAATCTCAAAATTATATTTTGAAAATATCGGAAGGAACTGATAATGAGAGTTTTAAAATAATCAACTAA